The following are encoded in a window of Armatimonas rosea genomic DNA:
- a CDS encoding helix-turn-helix domain-containing protein: MSSDTLTIGQQLQQWRLRRGLSLGALSLRCGIHKSTLSRWERGIQSPSMQELSTTLNVLEVTAHEAAVLRRQLDTPRAALYQHEEPPGLRKLSGGELLRALRLRSGVTQEDAARAAGVTREMLSRWERGERWPDGQKLHALCYALGASLDETLHLTTRGFIEQEPLPLDYSSLIALHTEMTFLSLAPNNTLISWYIAARHAELGQRDLTGSLAAQAGIWGAQGYDTLFLQQQVRMAEVQARASIELVKAAGTRIEACQTRGIVAFAAIEAARKGPRAAVAFLDQWQDYSALPSIHAWLSSIQANYLAQEGQSDLALTRSRHAVKLASEDAYSYGEAKYRERDYARHLLLAGQPQKALPILENLHREAGFLEHESALTLLLIGHALHQLREPREAFSYHEQATQLITRHKITLPPEYQDL, from the coding sequence TTGTCTTCAGACACACTAACCATTGGGCAACAGCTCCAGCAGTGGCGTCTCCGGCGCGGTCTCTCCCTCGGAGCGCTCTCCCTCCGCTGTGGGATTCACAAGTCCACCCTCTCGCGCTGGGAGCGCGGTATCCAGAGCCCCTCCATGCAGGAGCTCAGCACCACGCTCAATGTCCTTGAGGTCACCGCACACGAAGCGGCAGTACTCCGGCGCCAGCTAGACACACCACGCGCCGCTCTCTACCAGCACGAGGAACCCCCAGGCCTACGAAAGCTCAGTGGCGGCGAGCTCCTGCGAGCGCTACGGCTTCGCTCGGGAGTCACCCAGGAAGACGCCGCACGGGCCGCCGGTGTCACTCGGGAGATGCTCTCCCGCTGGGAGCGGGGCGAGCGCTGGCCCGATGGTCAGAAGCTCCACGCCCTCTGCTACGCACTAGGTGCCTCGCTCGATGAGACACTTCACCTCACCACACGCGGCTTTATCGAGCAAGAGCCACTTCCGCTGGACTACTCTTCCTTGATCGCTCTCCACACGGAGATGACATTCCTTAGCTTGGCTCCCAACAACACCCTGATCTCCTGGTATATCGCGGCACGCCATGCCGAGCTGGGACAGAGGGATCTAACAGGAAGCCTCGCCGCCCAAGCAGGAATCTGGGGGGCTCAGGGCTATGACACACTGTTTCTGCAGCAACAGGTACGTATGGCCGAAGTCCAAGCACGTGCCTCGATTGAGCTTGTTAAAGCAGCAGGTACCAGGATTGAAGCCTGCCAGACAAGAGGCATTGTGGCATTCGCCGCCATCGAAGCAGCCCGAAAAGGTCCTCGTGCCGCCGTCGCTTTCCTAGACCAATGGCAAGACTACTCGGCTCTGCCTAGTATCCACGCCTGGCTTTCTAGTATCCAGGCAAACTACTTAGCACAAGAGGGGCAGTCCGATCTCGCTCTAACACGCTCCCGCCACGCCGTTAAGCTAGCATCGGAGGACGCTTATAGCTATGGTGAGGCGAAGTACCGCGAGCGTGACTACGCACGGCACCTGCTTCTTGCGGGTCAGCCGCAGAAAGCGCTCCCTATTCTTGAGAACCTCCACCGAGAGGCAGGGTTTCTGGAGCACGAGTCGGCCTTGACCCTTTTACTCATTGGGCATGCGCTCCATCAGCTCCGTGAGCCGCGGGAGGCGTTTTCCTACCACGAGCA
- a CDS encoding helix-turn-helix domain-containing protein has protein sequence MILASDAPTVGQQLQQWRLRRGLSLGALSLRCGIHKSTLSRWERGIQLPSTRELDDTLKALEVSAQERAACWQQLDAPRAVLYRHQEPAGMRQISGGELLRALRLRSGVTQQDAARAAGVTREMLSRWERGERWPDGQKLHALCYALGASLDETLHLTTRGFIEQEPLPLERPALLQIHLALAYDTTSPKLELANWHIAARFAELDRGDPFRLQLIQAAIWGTLGYNLWHQGNLGSASRLGQQTMRLMQDCRGFLGASQLRGILVQAEVESRQSGPLAAVRFLESWLGLVTIIHLRAWVYSIQADYLLRAGEITSALQRSDAARKLISNESNDPKEGAYRHRDYARHLLLAKEPRRALEVLQSLQDSSALPKQESGPTCFLFAKALYAVGEVGEALTYREQAMESLARHRLSLPPEYQSL, from the coding sequence GTGATACTGGCCTCAGATGCGCCGACCGTTGGGCAGCAGCTCCAGCAGTGGCGTCTCCGGCGCGGTCTCTCCCTCGGAGCGCTCTCCCTCCGCTGTGGGATTCATAAGTCCACCCTCTCCCGCTGGGAACGCGGTATCCAGCTCCCCTCCACACGGGAGCTCGACGATACCCTTAAGGCACTGGAGGTCTCTGCCCAAGAGCGGGCGGCTTGCTGGCAACAGCTCGATGCCCCACGGGCGGTGCTCTACCGACATCAGGAACCCGCCGGGATGCGACAGATCAGTGGCGGCGAGCTCTTGCGCGCGCTACGCCTACGCTCGGGAGTCACGCAGCAAGACGCCGCACGGGCCGCCGGTGTCACTCGGGAGATGCTCTCCCGCTGGGAGCGGGGCGAGCGCTGGCCCGATGGTCAGAAGCTCCATGCCCTCTGCTACGCACTAGGCGCCTCGCTCGATGAGACACTTCACCTCACCACACGCGGCTTTATCGAGCAAGAGCCACTCCCACTAGAGAGGCCCGCGCTCCTACAAATCCATCTTGCGCTCGCCTACGACACCACCTCGCCGAAGCTGGAGCTTGCCAACTGGCACATCGCCGCCCGGTTTGCAGAGCTTGATCGAGGAGACCCATTTCGTCTACAGCTCATCCAGGCAGCGATCTGGGGAACATTGGGCTACAATCTCTGGCACCAGGGAAACTTGGGATCTGCCTCCCGCCTCGGGCAGCAAACGATGCGCCTGATGCAAGATTGTCGTGGCTTTCTAGGCGCATCCCAGCTCCGAGGAATCCTCGTTCAGGCCGAGGTCGAATCGCGCCAGAGTGGCCCCCTAGCCGCAGTCCGGTTCCTGGAGAGTTGGCTGGGTCTTGTTACCATCATCCACCTGCGTGCCTGGGTCTACAGTATTCAGGCGGACTATTTGCTTCGAGCGGGGGAAATTACGAGTGCGCTCCAGCGCTCTGATGCCGCCCGGAAGCTCATCAGCAACGAGAGCAACGATCCCAAAGAGGGAGCCTACCGCCACCGCGACTACGCACGGCACCTGCTTCTCGCCAAAGAGCCAAGGCGGGCGCTGGAGGTTCTTCAGAGCCTTCAGGATTCCAGTGCCCTCCCCAAGCAGGAGAGTGGCCCGACCTGCTTCCTCTTTGCCAAGGCCCTCTACGCAGTAGGAGAGGTCGGTGAGGCACTCACCTACCGAGAGCAGGCGATGGAGTCCCTCGCCCGGCACCGCCTTTCTCTCCCTCCTGAGTACCAGAGCCTCTAG
- a CDS encoding type II secretion system protein GspD, producing the protein MKYQSLFLTALALVALPISSFGRSVSARQATAQDASDTVDVIYRCRYIRSASALTMLTALFPADQLKAVVGPEPYSPRIEQAATSNGSQVTAVKTLAETEAGLVSHDIILSGKRATVDRAMALLEKADHHRKQVKLNVKIADMDLEKLLDLGIKWNWAPNFTVSEKGESATSATGIAPHKFSVGNWVHTPEFINAALSSNTQNNTVRLLAQPNISLLDGERGFILIGERILFPKIVSYSSVGLPIYDKEEVRTGIYIQVAVQMSDHGDMTLSVYPQVSVISGFLDINGTKYPEINTREEQTTVRIKDKETLVIGGLLREDEITKMTAVPGLSKIPVFGELFKNRSTSHVKSDLVITITPETIDDDETGTIVKK; encoded by the coding sequence ATGAAATATCAATCCCTCTTCCTCACGGCACTTGCGCTTGTCGCATTGCCTATCTCGTCTTTTGGACGCTCCGTCTCCGCTCGGCAGGCCACGGCGCAAGATGCCAGTGACACGGTCGATGTGATCTACCGCTGTCGCTACATCCGCTCGGCGAGTGCGCTGACCATGCTCACCGCACTCTTCCCCGCCGACCAGCTCAAGGCCGTTGTGGGACCGGAGCCCTACTCTCCCCGCATTGAACAGGCAGCGACCTCCAATGGCTCCCAGGTGACCGCGGTCAAGACCTTGGCGGAGACCGAGGCGGGGCTGGTCTCTCACGACATCATCCTCTCGGGCAAGCGCGCCACTGTCGACCGGGCTATGGCGCTCTTGGAGAAGGCGGATCACCACCGCAAGCAGGTGAAGCTCAATGTCAAGATCGCGGACATGGACCTGGAGAAGCTACTGGACCTGGGGATCAAGTGGAACTGGGCGCCCAACTTTACCGTCTCCGAGAAGGGTGAGTCGGCGACCAGCGCCACGGGGATCGCGCCCCACAAGTTCAGTGTCGGCAACTGGGTGCACACCCCCGAGTTCATCAACGCTGCGCTCTCGTCCAATACCCAGAACAACACCGTACGCCTGCTGGCCCAGCCCAATATCTCCCTCCTCGACGGCGAGCGTGGCTTCATTCTGATCGGTGAGCGCATTCTCTTCCCTAAGATCGTCTCCTACTCGTCGGTGGGCCTGCCGATCTACGACAAAGAGGAGGTACGCACCGGTATCTACATCCAGGTCGCAGTACAGATGTCCGACCACGGGGACATGACCCTCTCGGTCTATCCGCAAGTCTCGGTGATCTCTGGATTTTTGGACATCAACGGCACCAAGTACCCGGAGATCAACACCCGTGAGGAGCAGACCACGGTGCGCATCAAGGACAAAGAGACCCTCGTGATCGGTGGCCTCCTGCGTGAGGACGAGATCACCAAGATGACAGCCGTGCCCGGCCTCTCAAAGATCCCGGTCTTTGGCGAGCTCTTCAAGAACCGCTCGACCTCGCATGTCAAGAGCGACCTGGTCATCACCATCACTCCGGAGACGATCGACGACGACGAGACGGGGACGATCGTTAAGAAGTAG
- a CDS encoding CAP domain-containing protein — translation MKTTNLVLPVLLVSVALPVGISARNTPQQEVIAKINAYRATKKAQALVSDDVLNKSAQLYADVLSKTDKTGHTVEMTTPNGKTCKTFEERTGIAAIELAGGDLKKNYQFSYVNTAAIKAKAPERFWVNLKLGEILAYGQATPDAAVEGWKKSVQGHNENMLDPSWTHIGVGISKRPSGGFNWVVVFGTPNPDAKAMIALDGTFEGKPMPEKFQYYTKYVKKP, via the coding sequence ATGAAGACTACGAATCTTGTTTTGCCCGTATTGCTGGTCAGTGTTGCTTTGCCGGTCGGTATTTCCGCAAGGAATACTCCACAACAAGAGGTAATCGCTAAGATAAATGCTTACAGAGCAACTAAAAAAGCTCAAGCACTTGTATCTGATGATGTGCTAAATAAGTCAGCGCAGTTATATGCTGATGTGCTTTCTAAAACAGATAAGACAGGCCACACTGTAGAGATGACGACGCCTAACGGTAAGACATGTAAGACTTTTGAAGAAAGAACAGGTATCGCAGCAATCGAGCTTGCAGGAGGGGATCTTAAAAAGAACTATCAGTTCTCCTATGTGAATACTGCTGCGATTAAGGCTAAGGCTCCAGAACGGTTCTGGGTGAATCTAAAGCTTGGAGAGATCTTGGCTTATGGTCAAGCGACACCCGATGCTGCTGTGGAGGGCTGGAAAAAATCGGTCCAAGGGCACAATGAAAATATGTTAGATCCAAGCTGGACGCACATAGGAGTCGGCATCTCGAAGCGACCGTCAGGGGGCTTTAACTGGGTGGTGGTCTTTGGGACGCCCAACCCTGATGCAAAGGCGATGATAGCGCTCGATGGGACTTTTGAGG